The following proteins come from a genomic window of Oncorhynchus mykiss isolate Arlee chromosome 19, USDA_OmykA_1.1, whole genome shotgun sequence:
- the asxl2 gene encoding putative Polycomb group protein ASXL2 isoform X4 — MRERQKKKKGRTWAEAAKTVLEKYPNTPMSHKEILQVIQRERLKEISGTSPLACLNAMLHTNSRGEEGIFYKVPGRMGVYTLKKDIGDVVKELSEEGSEEDDSDNLSDSQSTENNNYTNNQEGMRGQWRRRVPSTLPSDPSSPQPRCSSPSVPSSKLISPSQKHSKKALKQALKQQRNQRRQGGMPTTSSPRLLIKNVKDMADTIATKTDSCPASGTRKMSQRSSRLSARQLKRTKCAEIDVETPDSILVNTNLRALINKHTFSVLPTECQQKLLTLLPEVDQQACMDGLLKVTSSALNNEFFTSAAQSWKERLAEGEFTPELQLRMRQEIEKEKKVEYWKESFFESYYGENSGLSLEESKELLESGLSLEPPATKPQLSPPTQPSPAGQALQDPKVPENSCHTRSSERRLRSSSLPINPTSKPIEPPSKPIEPPSKPIEPPSKPIELSKPRPEPEPVHDEPVPVPPIVPPVILPKNVQKTLEVEYPRHRTRSRGLSLPIMAVEAPVVRRQDVVDSTLMVTPLGEKQMEEEEQKLKEAQPETPQSPEIPQSPALESPPEVCSQTKLRSSLPSDLSKPEPLGLDEHSGERREDVAPERGASVSVTPVSTPVSTPLSTPVSTPLSTPLSTPVSTPLSTPVSTPVSTPISTTPSPEPLKRKSSSSEQEVELTPEKRARITPPTVSVVTSPAATITTAQRVPPLKIPVSRILSVPASPTQVSPRTPVPLSPGPSPGRTGARTLADIKAKAQLARAQRAAAAAAASSSSKGAVPGPGPGGGIVEHRASAQTLHSRPPCSTQSQSTTRLPVSSITGQSTCQSPDAVTTPAHSSSVQSSGSSVPFDLSLSQRSSNTGRASLTCDQQRGYSDGLMNPGSLMGPQHGNIQHTSYPPGPQSTSSYTSSVCGVKSQYVSGSSMAARASHFIPANNPLVTSLLQGKEVPLEQILPKPLAKADVQMSQAKTSHDDKGTIKSHSTAGTASSENKSQYLHAGGVEDNSRSEQQESIGQSTSTIPGTRAGMLAELQHHQRETPNKDIQEQILQALMHRATHQHQNQPFGVSGGAQPAQFGACNLGHQECGDRPRFSAGFPGRKRMSRPAMSGHYLLNVSTYGRGSESSKRFHPLTTVNTSLTPLANLKREHIGGERLANEGEESVENKSHSHSNPAGVKMEEQGFSVTKMDEALGFQHCSRIMSESPSVGGCIPEQEDNSSAGTDRDSGTSARAKETKPFTQSQSQHRRHPELCNTKQGGHSEQYRLSVSPHVGTMDPTHPSTHQRPSAFQTQRPPIDNQESVLGSCYGGTISMSVPHALNHNAAASGTASSSSPSVSGSGGDSGSGTGSVMSFSVTVTTIPAGHPLDHSSQGEGSPEQGFMEGTGIEDVQSKCYCRLKAMIMCKGCGAFCHDDCIGPSNLCVSCLVVR, encoded by the exons TGCCCTCCACGCTGCCATCTGATCCGTCGTCTCCTCAGCCACGTTGttcatctccctctgtccccagtAGCAAGCTCATCTCTCCCTCACAGAAACACAGCAAGAAGGCTCTCAAACAG GCGCTGAAGCAGCAGAGGAACCAGCGGAGACAGGGGGGCATGCCCACCACCTCCAGCCCAAGGCTGCTCATCAAGAACGTGAAGGACATGGCTGACACCATTGCCACTAAGACCG ACTCCTGTCCTGCTTCTGGTACCAGGAAGATGTCTCAGAGGTCCAGTCGACTCAGTGCAC GGCAACTGAAGCGTACCAAGTGTGCAGAGATAGATGTTGAGACACCAGACTCTATCCTGGTTAACACCAACCTGCGTGCCCTGATCAACAAACACACCTTTTCTGTCCTGCCCACAGAGTGCCAACAGAAGCTACTCACACTACTGCCTGAGGTCGACCAACAG GCCTGTATGGATGGTCTGTTAAAGGTCACCAGTTCTGCCTTGAACAATGAGTTTTTCACATCAGCAGCTCAGTCCTGGAAGGAACGACTGGCAGAAG GTGAGTTCACTCCAGAGTTGCAGCTGAGAATGCGTCAGGAGattgagaaggagaagaaggtggAGTATTGGAAGGAAAGTTTCTTTGAGAGCTACTATGGTGAAAA CTCTGGACTCAGCTTAGAGGAATCCAAAGAGCTGCTTGAGTCTGGTCTCAGTCTGGAGCCTCCAGCCACCAAACCCCAGTTGTCTCCTCCAACACAGCCAAGTCCTGCTGGCCAAGCACTGCAAGATCCCAAGGTCCCTGAGAACAGCTGCCATACTCGTTCGTCAGAGAGGAGGCTCCGATCATCATCACTGCCTATAAACCCTACATCTAAACCCATAGAACCTCCATCTAAACCCATAGAACCTCCATCTAAACCCATAGAACCTCCATCTAAACCCATAGAGCTTTCCAAGCCAAGACCGGAACCAGAGCCTGTTCACGATGAACCAGTACCAGTCCCACCCATAGTCCCACCAGTTATATTACCGAAAAATGTACAGAAGACACTGGAGGTTGAGTACCCCAGACACAGGACTCGTAGCAGAGGTTTATCCCTGCCTATAATGGCAGTGGAGGCACCTGTTGTGCGGAGGCAGGATGTGGTGGACTCAACCTTAATGGTTACTCCACTTGGGGAGAAgcagatggaggaagaggaacagAAGCTGAAAGAAGCTCAGCCGGAGACCCCCCAGTCCCCTGAGATCCCACAGTCCCCTGCCCTGGAGAGTCCTCCAGAGGTCTGCTCCCAGACGAAGCTCAGATCATCACTGCCGTCCGACCTTTCAAAGCCAGAGCCTCTGGGCTTGGACGAGCAcagtggggagaggagggaagatgtTGCACCAGAGAGAGGCGCCTCGGTGTCAGTCACCCCCGTATCCACCCCCGTATCCACCCCTCTATCCACCCCCGTATCCACTCCTCTATCCACCCCTCTATCTACTCCCGTATCCACCCCTCTATCTACTCCTGTATCCACCCCTGTATCTACCCCCATatccaccaccccatccccaGAGCCGTTGAAAAGGAAGTCCTCATCCAGTGAACAGGAAGTAGAGCTGACTCCAGAGAAGAGGGCCCGCATCACTCCACCGACAGTATCTGTGGTAACCTCTCCAGCAGCCACCATAACAACAGCTCAGAGAGTGCCTCCGCTTAAG ATTCCTGTGTCACGAATCCTATCAGTCCCTGCATCTCCAACCCAGGTGTCCCCCAGGACCCCTGTCCCGCTCAGCCCTGGCCCCAGCCCCGGACGCACTGGTGCTCGCACTCTGGCTGACATCAAGGCTAAAGCCCAGCTAGCCCGGGCCCAGCGTGCAGCAGCAGCTGCTGCAGCCAGCTCCTCCTCTAAAGGTGCAGTACCAGGCCCAGGACCAGGAGGAGGCATTGTAGAGCATAGAGCTTCAGCCCAGACCCTCCACTCCAGGCCCCCCTGCTCCACCCAGTCTCAGTCAACCACCAGGCTGCCAGTAAGTAGCATCACTGGTCAATCTACCTGTCAATCACCTGATGCAGTCACCACACCAGCCCACTCCAGTTCGGTCCAATCATCAGGCTCCTCTGTGCCCTTTGACCTTAGCCTGTCTCAAAGAAGCTCCAACACCGGTAGAGCGTCTCTCACTTGTGACCAACAGAGAGGCTACTCCGATGGTCTGATGAACCCAGGTTCTCTGATGGGACCTCAACATGGGAACATTCAACATACATCATACCCACCAGGTCCCCAGTCAACCTCTAGCTACACTTCATCTGTGTGTGGTGTGAAGAGCCAGTATGTATCTGGAAGCTCCATGGCAGCCAGGGCTAGCCACTTTATCCCAGCCAACAACCCTCTGGTCACATCTCTCCTCCAGGGGAAAGAGGTCCCTCTGGAACAGATCCTCCCCAAGCCTCTGGCCAAGGCCGATGTCCAGATGTCCCAGGCCAAAACCTCCCATGATGACAAAGGGACGATAAAGTCCCACAGCACTGCTGGAACAGCCAGTAGTGAGAATAAGAGCCAATACCTACACGCTGGTGGTGTGGAGGACAACAGTAGATCTGAACAGCAAGAATCCATAGGCCAGTCCACTTCCACCATACCTGGAACAAGAGCAGGTATGTTGGCAGAGCTCCAACACCATCAAAGGGAAACACCTAACAAAGACATCCAGGAACAGATCCTTCAGGCTCTGATGCACAGGGCCACCCACCAGCACCAGAATCAGCCATTTGGGGTCTCAGGTGGAGCTCAGCCTGCCCAGTTCGGAGCTTGTAATCTGGGGCACCAGGAGTGTGGGGACCGTCCCCGGTTCTCCGCGGGGTTCCCTGGACGGAAGAGGATGTCCAGGCCTGCCATGTCAGGGCACTACCTCCTCAATGTCTCCACGTACGGACGAGGCTCAGAGAGCAGTAAACGCTTCCACCCATTGACCACCGTTAACACCTCACTGACCCCACTGGCCAATCTGAAGAGAGAGCACATCGGGGGGGAGAGGCTGGCTAACGAAGGGGAGGAGTCAGTGGAGAATAAGTCTCATTCTCATTCTAACCCTGCTGGAGTCAAGATGGAAGAGCAGGGCTTCTCAGTCACAAAAATGGATGAAGCTCTGGGCTTTCAACACTGCTCCAGAATAATGTCTGAGTCTCCATCAGTGGGGGGCTGTATACCAGAGCAGGAGGACAACAGCTCAGCCGGTACAGATAGAGACAGTGGCACTTCTGCAAGAGCCAAAGAAACCAAACCTTTCACCCAATCACAATCACAGCACAGGAGGCACCCGGAACTCTGCAATACTAAACAGGGTGGTCATTCCGAGCAATATCGTTTATCTGTATCTCCCCACGTGGGGACCATGGACCCCACTCACCCCAGTACTCACCAGCGTCCATCTGCCTTTCAAACTCAGAGACCTCCAATCGATAATCAGGAATCCGTTTTGGGTTCCTGCTACGGTGGCACCATCAGCATGTCTGTACCTCACGCTCTGAATCACAATGCTGCTGCTTCAGGCACCGCTTCTAGCTCCTCCCCCTCTGTGTCAGGTAGTGGTGGGGACAGCGGCAGTGGCACCGGCAGTGTCATGTCTTTCTCAGTGACCGTCACCACCATACCTGCCGGTCACCCGTTGGACCACAGCAGCCAGGGGGAGGGGTCTCCAGAGCAGGGGTTTATGGAGGGAACTGGTATAGAGGACGTTCAGTCTAAATGCTACTGCCGACTCAAGGCTATGATCATGTGTAAAGGGTGTGGGGCCTTCTGCCATGACGATTGCATTGGCCCTTCGAACCTCTGTGTCTCGTGTCTAGTGGTACGATAA
- the asxl2 gene encoding putative Polycomb group protein ASXL2 isoform X3, with protein sequence MRERQKKKKGRTWAEAAKTVLEKYPNTPMSHKEILQVIQRERLKEIRSGTSPLACLNAMLHTNSRGEEGIFYKVPGRMGVYTLKKDIGDVVKELSEEGSEEDDSDNLSDSQSTENNNYTNNQEGMRGQWRRRVPSTLPSDPSSPQPRCSSPSVPSSKLISPSQKHSKKALKQALKQQRNQRRQGGMPTTSSPRLLIKNVKDMADTIATKTDSCPASGTRKMSQRSSRLSARQLKRTKCAEIDVETPDSILVNTNLRALINKHTFSVLPTECQQKLLTLLPEVDQQACMDGLLKVTSSALNNEFFTSAAQSWKERLAEGEFTPELQLRMRQEIEKEKKVEYWKESFFESYYGENSGLSLEESKELLESGLSLEPPATKPQLSPPTQPSPAGQALQDPKVPENSCHTRSSERRLRSSSLPINPTSKPIEPPSKPIEPPSKPIEPPSKPIELSKPRPEPEPVHDEPVPVPPIVPPVILPKNVQKTLEVEYPRHRTRSRGLSLPIMAVEAPVVRRQDVVDSTLMVTPLGEKQMEEEEQKLKEAQPETPQSPEIPQSPALESPPEVCSQTKLRSSLPSDLSKPEPLGLDEHSGERREDVAPERGASVSVTPVSTPVSTPLSTPVSTPLSTPLSTPVSTPLSTPVSTPVSTPISTTPSPEPLKRKSSSSEQEVELTPEKRARITPPTVSVVTSPAATITTAQRVPPLKIPVSRILSVPASPTQVSPRTPVPLSPGPSPGRTGARTLADIKAKAQLARAQRAAAAAAASSSSKGAVPGPGPGGGIVEHRASAQTLHSRPPCSTQSQSTTRLPVSSITGQSTCQSPDAVTTPAHSSSVQSSGSSVPFDLSLSQRSSNTGRASLTCDQQRGYSDGLMNPGSLMGPQHGNIQHTSYPPGPQSTSSYTSSVCGVKSQYVSGSSMAARASHFIPANNPLVTSLLQGKEVPLEQILPKPLAKADVQMSQAKTSHDDKGTIKSHSTAGTASSENKSQYLHAGGVEDNSRSEQQESIGQSTSTIPGTRAGMLAELQHHQRETPNKDIQEQILQALMHRATHQHQNQPFGVSGGAQPAQFGACNLGHQECGDRPRFSAGFPGRKRMSRPAMSGHYLLNVSTYGRGSESSKRFHPLTTVNTSLTPLANLKREHIGGERLANEGEESVENKSHSHSNPAGVKMEEQGFSVTKMDEALGFQHCSRIMSESPSVGGCIPEQEDNSSAGTDRDSGTSARAKETKPFTQSQSQHRRHPELCNTKQGGHSEQYRLSVSPHVGTMDPTHPSTHQRPSAFQTQRPPIDNQESVLGSCYGGTISMSVPHALNHNAAASGTASSSSPSVSGSGGDSGSGTGSVMSFSVTVTTIPAGHPLDHSSQGEGSPEQGFMEGTGIEDVQSKCYCRLKAMIMCKGCGAFCHDDCIGPSNLCVSCLVVR encoded by the exons TGCCCTCCACGCTGCCATCTGATCCGTCGTCTCCTCAGCCACGTTGttcatctccctctgtccccagtAGCAAGCTCATCTCTCCCTCACAGAAACACAGCAAGAAGGCTCTCAAACAG GCGCTGAAGCAGCAGAGGAACCAGCGGAGACAGGGGGGCATGCCCACCACCTCCAGCCCAAGGCTGCTCATCAAGAACGTGAAGGACATGGCTGACACCATTGCCACTAAGACCG ACTCCTGTCCTGCTTCTGGTACCAGGAAGATGTCTCAGAGGTCCAGTCGACTCAGTGCAC GGCAACTGAAGCGTACCAAGTGTGCAGAGATAGATGTTGAGACACCAGACTCTATCCTGGTTAACACCAACCTGCGTGCCCTGATCAACAAACACACCTTTTCTGTCCTGCCCACAGAGTGCCAACAGAAGCTACTCACACTACTGCCTGAGGTCGACCAACAG GCCTGTATGGATGGTCTGTTAAAGGTCACCAGTTCTGCCTTGAACAATGAGTTTTTCACATCAGCAGCTCAGTCCTGGAAGGAACGACTGGCAGAAG GTGAGTTCACTCCAGAGTTGCAGCTGAGAATGCGTCAGGAGattgagaaggagaagaaggtggAGTATTGGAAGGAAAGTTTCTTTGAGAGCTACTATGGTGAAAA CTCTGGACTCAGCTTAGAGGAATCCAAAGAGCTGCTTGAGTCTGGTCTCAGTCTGGAGCCTCCAGCCACCAAACCCCAGTTGTCTCCTCCAACACAGCCAAGTCCTGCTGGCCAAGCACTGCAAGATCCCAAGGTCCCTGAGAACAGCTGCCATACTCGTTCGTCAGAGAGGAGGCTCCGATCATCATCACTGCCTATAAACCCTACATCTAAACCCATAGAACCTCCATCTAAACCCATAGAACCTCCATCTAAACCCATAGAACCTCCATCTAAACCCATAGAGCTTTCCAAGCCAAGACCGGAACCAGAGCCTGTTCACGATGAACCAGTACCAGTCCCACCCATAGTCCCACCAGTTATATTACCGAAAAATGTACAGAAGACACTGGAGGTTGAGTACCCCAGACACAGGACTCGTAGCAGAGGTTTATCCCTGCCTATAATGGCAGTGGAGGCACCTGTTGTGCGGAGGCAGGATGTGGTGGACTCAACCTTAATGGTTACTCCACTTGGGGAGAAgcagatggaggaagaggaacagAAGCTGAAAGAAGCTCAGCCGGAGACCCCCCAGTCCCCTGAGATCCCACAGTCCCCTGCCCTGGAGAGTCCTCCAGAGGTCTGCTCCCAGACGAAGCTCAGATCATCACTGCCGTCCGACCTTTCAAAGCCAGAGCCTCTGGGCTTGGACGAGCAcagtggggagaggagggaagatgtTGCACCAGAGAGAGGCGCCTCGGTGTCAGTCACCCCCGTATCCACCCCCGTATCCACCCCTCTATCCACCCCCGTATCCACTCCTCTATCCACCCCTCTATCTACTCCCGTATCCACCCCTCTATCTACTCCTGTATCCACCCCTGTATCTACCCCCATatccaccaccccatccccaGAGCCGTTGAAAAGGAAGTCCTCATCCAGTGAACAGGAAGTAGAGCTGACTCCAGAGAAGAGGGCCCGCATCACTCCACCGACAGTATCTGTGGTAACCTCTCCAGCAGCCACCATAACAACAGCTCAGAGAGTGCCTCCGCTTAAG ATTCCTGTGTCACGAATCCTATCAGTCCCTGCATCTCCAACCCAGGTGTCCCCCAGGACCCCTGTCCCGCTCAGCCCTGGCCCCAGCCCCGGACGCACTGGTGCTCGCACTCTGGCTGACATCAAGGCTAAAGCCCAGCTAGCCCGGGCCCAGCGTGCAGCAGCAGCTGCTGCAGCCAGCTCCTCCTCTAAAGGTGCAGTACCAGGCCCAGGACCAGGAGGAGGCATTGTAGAGCATAGAGCTTCAGCCCAGACCCTCCACTCCAGGCCCCCCTGCTCCACCCAGTCTCAGTCAACCACCAGGCTGCCAGTAAGTAGCATCACTGGTCAATCTACCTGTCAATCACCTGATGCAGTCACCACACCAGCCCACTCCAGTTCGGTCCAATCATCAGGCTCCTCTGTGCCCTTTGACCTTAGCCTGTCTCAAAGAAGCTCCAACACCGGTAGAGCGTCTCTCACTTGTGACCAACAGAGAGGCTACTCCGATGGTCTGATGAACCCAGGTTCTCTGATGGGACCTCAACATGGGAACATTCAACATACATCATACCCACCAGGTCCCCAGTCAACCTCTAGCTACACTTCATCTGTGTGTGGTGTGAAGAGCCAGTATGTATCTGGAAGCTCCATGGCAGCCAGGGCTAGCCACTTTATCCCAGCCAACAACCCTCTGGTCACATCTCTCCTCCAGGGGAAAGAGGTCCCTCTGGAACAGATCCTCCCCAAGCCTCTGGCCAAGGCCGATGTCCAGATGTCCCAGGCCAAAACCTCCCATGATGACAAAGGGACGATAAAGTCCCACAGCACTGCTGGAACAGCCAGTAGTGAGAATAAGAGCCAATACCTACACGCTGGTGGTGTGGAGGACAACAGTAGATCTGAACAGCAAGAATCCATAGGCCAGTCCACTTCCACCATACCTGGAACAAGAGCAGGTATGTTGGCAGAGCTCCAACACCATCAAAGGGAAACACCTAACAAAGACATCCAGGAACAGATCCTTCAGGCTCTGATGCACAGGGCCACCCACCAGCACCAGAATCAGCCATTTGGGGTCTCAGGTGGAGCTCAGCCTGCCCAGTTCGGAGCTTGTAATCTGGGGCACCAGGAGTGTGGGGACCGTCCCCGGTTCTCCGCGGGGTTCCCTGGACGGAAGAGGATGTCCAGGCCTGCCATGTCAGGGCACTACCTCCTCAATGTCTCCACGTACGGACGAGGCTCAGAGAGCAGTAAACGCTTCCACCCATTGACCACCGTTAACACCTCACTGACCCCACTGGCCAATCTGAAGAGAGAGCACATCGGGGGGGAGAGGCTGGCTAACGAAGGGGAGGAGTCAGTGGAGAATAAGTCTCATTCTCATTCTAACCCTGCTGGAGTCAAGATGGAAGAGCAGGGCTTCTCAGTCACAAAAATGGATGAAGCTCTGGGCTTTCAACACTGCTCCAGAATAATGTCTGAGTCTCCATCAGTGGGGGGCTGTATACCAGAGCAGGAGGACAACAGCTCAGCCGGTACAGATAGAGACAGTGGCACTTCTGCAAGAGCCAAAGAAACCAAACCTTTCACCCAATCACAATCACAGCACAGGAGGCACCCGGAACTCTGCAATACTAAACAGGGTGGTCATTCCGAGCAATATCGTTTATCTGTATCTCCCCACGTGGGGACCATGGACCCCACTCACCCCAGTACTCACCAGCGTCCATCTGCCTTTCAAACTCAGAGACCTCCAATCGATAATCAGGAATCCGTTTTGGGTTCCTGCTACGGTGGCACCATCAGCATGTCTGTACCTCACGCTCTGAATCACAATGCTGCTGCTTCAGGCACCGCTTCTAGCTCCTCCCCCTCTGTGTCAGGTAGTGGTGGGGACAGCGGCAGTGGCACCGGCAGTGTCATGTCTTTCTCAGTGACCGTCACCACCATACCTGCCGGTCACCCGTTGGACCACAGCAGCCAGGGGGAGGGGTCTCCAGAGCAGGGGTTTATGGAGGGAACTGGTATAGAGGACGTTCAGTCTAAATGCTACTGCCGACTCAAGGCTATGATCATGTGTAAAGGGTGTGGGGCCTTCTGCCATGACGATTGCATTGGCCCTTCGAACCTCTGTGTCTCGTGTCTAGTGGTACGATAA